In Streptomyces sp. NBC_00433, a single genomic region encodes these proteins:
- a CDS encoding FtsW/RodA/SpoVE family cell cycle protein codes for MSATSAAAPPPKAPPAAARPVAPPRSRRRGVELSLTVAAVLVSVYGYAEVGLATHGAVPGDAAGYGAGLALLAVLAHLAVRARAPYADPLLLPIAVLLNGFGLVLIYRLDLEPSLGPRAAPTQLVWSTLGITLFVLVVLALDDHRVLARYSYVGMTAALALMAAPIFFPAVNGAKIWIRAAGFSIQPGEFAKVLLAVFFAAYLSANRAALAYTGRRVFGLRRLQLPTGRVLGPVLAIWLVSVGVLVLERDLGTSLLFFGLFVVLLYVATGRTGWVAVGLLLSAAGAVAVGSLEPHVHSRVEDWLHPFASIHAGLGPGQLAQSLFAFGNGAVLGTGLGQGHSELIGFAAKSDFILATAGEELGLAGLCALLALYALLVARGMRAGLALRDPFGRLLAVGLATILALQVFVITGGVTDLIPLTGMAMPFLAQGGSSVVTNWIIVALLIRVSDSARRPSPEPPEESP; via the coding sequence TGTCGCTGACGGTCGCGGCGGTGCTGGTGTCGGTGTACGGCTACGCGGAGGTGGGCCTGGCCACCCACGGCGCGGTGCCGGGCGACGCGGCCGGCTACGGCGCCGGGCTCGCGCTGCTCGCGGTGCTGGCGCATCTGGCGGTCAGGGCCAGGGCGCCCTACGCCGACCCGCTGCTGCTGCCCATCGCGGTGCTGCTGAACGGCTTCGGGCTGGTGCTGATCTACCGCCTCGACCTGGAGCCGTCGCTCGGGCCGCGGGCCGCGCCGACCCAGCTGGTCTGGTCGACGCTGGGCATCACCCTCTTCGTGCTGGTGGTGCTGGCGCTGGACGACCACCGGGTGCTGGCCCGCTACTCCTACGTCGGGATGACGGCCGCGCTGGCGCTGATGGCGGCGCCGATCTTCTTCCCGGCGGTCAACGGGGCGAAGATCTGGATCAGGGCCGCCGGATTCTCCATCCAGCCCGGCGAGTTCGCGAAGGTGCTGCTCGCGGTCTTCTTCGCGGCCTACCTGTCGGCGAACCGGGCGGCGCTGGCCTACACCGGGCGGCGGGTCTTCGGGCTGCGCCGGCTCCAGCTGCCGACCGGGCGGGTGCTCGGCCCGGTGCTGGCGATCTGGCTGGTCAGCGTCGGGGTGCTGGTCCTGGAGCGCGACCTGGGCACCTCGCTGCTCTTCTTCGGCCTCTTCGTGGTGCTGCTCTACGTGGCGACCGGCCGCACCGGCTGGGTCGCGGTGGGGCTGCTGCTGAGCGCGGCCGGCGCGGTCGCGGTGGGCTCGCTGGAGCCCCATGTGCACAGCAGGGTCGAGGACTGGCTGCACCCCTTCGCCAGCATCCACGCGGGCCTGGGCCCCGGCCAGCTCGCCCAGTCGCTCTTCGCCTTCGGCAACGGCGCCGTCCTCGGTACGGGCCTGGGGCAGGGGCACTCGGAGCTGATCGGCTTCGCCGCCAAGTCCGACTTCATCCTGGCCACCGCGGGCGAGGAGCTGGGCCTGGCCGGGCTGTGCGCGCTGCTGGCCCTCTACGCCCTGCTGGTGGCCCGCGGCATGCGGGCCGGCCTCGCCCTGCGCGACCCCTTCGGGCGGCTGCTCGCGGTGGGGCTCGCGACGATCCTGGCGCTCCAGGTGTTCGTGATCACCGGCGGGGTGACCGACCTGATCCCGCTGACCGGTATGGCGATGCCCTTCCTCGCGCAGGGCGGCTCGTCGGTCGTCACCAACTGGATCATCGTGGCGCTGCTGATCCGGGTCAGCGACAGCGCCCGCCGCCCGTCACCGGAGCCGCCGGAGGAGTCCCCGTGA
- a CDS encoding penicillin-binding transpeptidase domain-containing protein, translating into MIRCIRRCAALGLVLLLALAVNAVRVMVVDAGSYAGDPANRRIAIARYQHPRGGILVGGSPVTGSQDTGGQLAYARTYRAGPLYAPVTGFASQTYGTSLLEGTEDGLLSGTSSRLASVPLWNEITRNRQRPGDIHTTIDPAAQKAAYGGLAGRRGAVAALDPATGRILALVSSPSYDPAQLAGTGPAVTDQWQRLNDDPAQPMLDRAIRQTYPPGSTFKVVTAAAALESGAVGDLDAPTDSPDPYRLPGTTWSLTNEGRGCADASVYDAFRVSCNTVFAKLGADVGLTAMVRQAEAFGFNDTRLRIPPGVAASNFDTKMSPDQVALSSIGQFDTTATPLQMAMVAAAVGNGGELMTPYLVDRVTNHGGAVVSHTTPVRLHRAVGAGTAEQLQELMEAVVSDGTGTNAAIPGAVVGGKTGTAQHGVGNKGTPYAWFISYAKPPGANRAAVAVAVVVEDAEAARADISGGGSAAPIARAVMQSVLASPRRPFAG; encoded by the coding sequence GTGATCCGCTGCATCCGCCGCTGCGCCGCCCTGGGCCTGGTGCTGCTGCTGGCCCTCGCGGTCAACGCGGTCCGGGTGATGGTCGTCGACGCCGGCTCCTATGCCGGCGACCCGGCCAACCGGCGGATCGCCATCGCCCGCTACCAGCACCCGCGCGGCGGCATCCTGGTCGGCGGCTCGCCGGTCACCGGCTCGCAGGACACCGGCGGCCAGCTGGCGTACGCCCGTACCTACCGCGCCGGGCCGCTCTACGCGCCGGTGACCGGCTTCGCCTCCCAGACGTACGGCACCTCGCTGCTCGAAGGCACCGAGGACGGGCTGCTGTCGGGCACCAGCTCGCGGCTGGCGTCGGTGCCGCTGTGGAACGAGATCACCCGCAACCGGCAGCGCCCCGGCGACATCCACACCACGATCGACCCGGCGGCCCAGAAGGCGGCCTACGGCGGGCTCGCCGGGCGGCGGGGCGCGGTCGCCGCGCTGGACCCGGCGACCGGGCGCATCCTGGCGCTGGTCTCCTCGCCGTCCTACGACCCGGCGCAGCTGGCCGGCACCGGACCGGCCGTCACCGACCAGTGGCAGCGGCTCAACGACGACCCGGCGCAGCCGATGCTGGACCGGGCCATCCGGCAGACGTACCCGCCGGGTTCGACCTTCAAGGTGGTGACCGCGGCGGCGGCGCTGGAGAGCGGGGCGGTGGGCGACCTGGACGCGCCGACCGACTCCCCCGACCCCTACCGGCTGCCCGGCACCACCTGGTCGCTGACCAACGAGGGCCGCGGCTGCGCCGACGCGAGCGTCTACGACGCCTTCCGGGTGTCCTGCAACACCGTCTTCGCCAAGCTGGGCGCGGACGTCGGCCTGACCGCGATGGTCCGGCAGGCGGAGGCCTTCGGCTTCAACGACACCAGGCTGCGCATCCCCCCGGGGGTGGCGGCCAGCAACTTCGACACGAAGATGAGCCCCGACCAGGTGGCGCTGTCCTCGATCGGGCAGTTCGACACCACCGCGACGCCCTTGCAGATGGCGATGGTGGCCGCAGCGGTCGGCAACGGCGGCGAGCTGATGACGCCGTATCTGGTGGACCGGGTCACCAACCACGGCGGCGCGGTCGTGTCGCACACCACCCCCGTACGGCTGCACCGGGCGGTCGGCGCGGGCACCGCCGAGCAGTTGCAGGAGCTGATGGAGGCGGTGGTCAGCGACGGCACCGGCACCAACGCGGCGATCCCGGGCGCGGTGGTCGGCGGCAAGACCGGCACCGCGCAGCACGGCGTCGGCAACAAGGGCACGCCTTATGCGTGGTTCATCAGCTACGCCAAACCGCCCGGCGCGAACCGGGCGGCGGTGGCGGTGGCCGTGGTGGTGGAGGACGCCGAGGCGGCCAGGGCGGACATCTCCGGCGGCGGCAGCGCGGCGCCGATCGCACGGGCGGTCATGCAGTCGGTGCTGGCGTCGCCGCGGCGGCCCTTCGCCGGCTAG
- a CDS encoding polysaccharide deacetylase family protein: MAGRRISLGRFAPARFKSAPQAAVIGVAVAVVLIAALVSALLAPGGGGGDAAAASPTGDQKGGTQHAPVPPDSSGTHTPASTPPSTVAAVPDSIQHQAEAPGKAVNITIDDGPDPQWTPQVLAILKKHHVHATFCMIGPQAKANPALVRRVVAEGHRLCDHTVTHDESMDHKSFAYQQKEIMDALAMIEAASGGAPVQYYRAPGGAFTPASRALAAQHGMRPLGWNVDTKDFARPGVGAIVATVKNEIGNGPTILFHDGGGNRSQTVAALDQTLTWLAKRGYAFSFPKVR; this comes from the coding sequence ATGGCGGGACGGCGGATATCCCTGGGGCGCTTCGCGCCCGCACGGTTCAAGAGCGCACCGCAGGCGGCGGTGATAGGCGTCGCGGTGGCGGTGGTGCTGATCGCCGCGCTCGTCTCGGCGCTGCTGGCCCCCGGCGGCGGTGGCGGCGACGCGGCGGCCGCCTCGCCCACCGGCGACCAGAAGGGCGGCACCCAGCACGCCCCCGTGCCGCCCGACTCGTCCGGCACGCACACCCCGGCGAGCACCCCGCCCAGCACCGTCGCCGCGGTGCCCGACTCGATCCAGCACCAGGCCGAGGCGCCCGGCAAGGCCGTCAACATCACCATCGACGACGGCCCCGACCCGCAGTGGACCCCGCAGGTCCTCGCGATCCTCAAGAAGCACCACGTGCACGCGACCTTCTGCATGATCGGCCCGCAGGCCAAGGCCAACCCCGCCCTGGTCCGCCGGGTCGTCGCCGAGGGCCACCGGCTGTGCGACCACACCGTCACCCACGACGAGTCGATGGACCACAAGTCCTTCGCGTACCAGCAGAAGGAGATCATGGACGCCCTCGCCATGATCGAGGCGGCGTCCGGCGGCGCCCCCGTGCAGTACTACCGGGCGCCCGGCGGCGCCTTCACCCCGGCCAGCCGCGCGCTCGCCGCGCAGCACGGGATGCGGCCGCTGGGCTGGAACGTCGACACCAAGGACTTCGCCCGGCCCGGCGTCGGCGCCATCGTGGCCACCGTCAAGAACGAGATCGGCAACGGCCCGACGATCCTCTTCCACGACGGCGGCGGCAACCGCAGCCAGACCGTGGCGGCACTGGACCAGACGCTGACCTGGCTGGCCAAGCGGGGCTACGCCTTCAGCTTCCCCAAGGTGCGCTGA
- a CDS encoding CapA family protein, translating into MTDTGPISRRAQRRAKARRRRRRNAAVGASVLLIAALATGWAVYGRGGSPADAAAHQAADPATAPAATPTAKSATKAPAEPAGTVTLAFAGDVHFTERTANRLGVDPALGPMSTALSAADFAMVNLESAITSRGTAQPKKYHFRTTPAALGALQRSGIDAVTMANNHAVDYGAQGLQDSLAAQASSPIPVLGIGADEAAAYRPYVTTINGVRLAVVAASQVQDYTNQTFRAGPDRPGIASALDRPRLLQAVRDAKRRADVVVVYLHWGTEGQNCPGPEQKSIAADLSQAGATAVVGTHAHVMLGSGMLGPTYVAYGFGNFLWYGSSPYPHSDQTGVTTLTVTKGKVAKAVFTPALVDGNGVPQPQTGGAATAVTDRYAQLRGCTGLATAPH; encoded by the coding sequence ATGACGGACACCGGACCGATATCGCGGCGCGCGCAACGCCGGGCCAAGGCGCGTCGCCGCCGCCGAAGAAACGCGGCAGTCGGCGCGTCCGTCCTGCTCATCGCCGCCCTGGCGACCGGCTGGGCGGTCTACGGCCGCGGCGGCAGCCCCGCCGACGCCGCCGCCCACCAGGCCGCGGACCCGGCGACGGCCCCGGCGGCGACGCCCACCGCGAAGTCCGCCACCAAGGCGCCCGCGGAACCCGCGGGCACCGTCACCCTCGCCTTCGCCGGCGACGTCCACTTCACCGAGCGCACCGCGAACCGGCTCGGCGTGGACCCCGCGCTCGGCCCGATGTCCACCGCCCTGTCCGCCGCCGACTTCGCGATGGTCAACCTGGAGAGCGCGATCACCTCCCGCGGCACCGCGCAGCCGAAGAAATACCACTTCCGCACCACCCCGGCCGCGCTCGGCGCGCTCCAGCGCTCGGGCATCGACGCGGTGACGATGGCCAACAACCACGCCGTCGACTACGGCGCCCAGGGCTTGCAGGACAGCCTCGCCGCCCAGGCGTCCTCGCCCATCCCGGTGCTCGGCATCGGCGCCGACGAGGCCGCCGCCTACCGGCCCTACGTGACCACGATCAACGGCGTACGCCTCGCGGTGGTCGCCGCGAGCCAGGTCCAGGACTACACCAACCAGACCTTCAGGGCCGGCCCCGACCGCCCCGGCATCGCCTCCGCGCTGGACCGGCCGCGGCTGCTCCAGGCCGTGCGGGACGCGAAGCGGCGGGCCGACGTGGTCGTGGTCTACCTGCACTGGGGCACCGAGGGGCAGAACTGCCCGGGACCCGAGCAGAAGTCGATCGCCGCCGACCTCTCGCAGGCCGGCGCCACCGCGGTCGTCGGCACCCACGCCCATGTGATGCTCGGCTCCGGCATGCTCGGGCCGACCTATGTCGCCTACGGCTTCGGCAACTTCCTCTGGTACGGCTCCTCGCCCTACCCGCACTCCGACCAGACCGGGGTGACCACCCTGACCGTCACCAAGGGCAAGGTCGCCAAGGCGGTCTTCACCCCCGCCCTGGTCGACGGCAACGGGGTGCCGCAGCCGCAGACCGGCGGCGCGGCCACCGCCGTCACCGACCGGTACGCGCAACTGCGCGGCTGTACCGGCCTGGCGACCGCTCCGCACTGA
- a CDS encoding ferritin-like domain-containing protein, protein MSTQGRYTAPPAEWTWQVPAHGSARFTWEYDDGRDRLLALYQKGKDKQWDAVRRIDWDLEVDPYDPLGTPDEAMSLYGTRYWDAMSDRDRGLLRQHYTSWQFSQFLHGEQGAMVCAARIVESVPDLDAKFYSATQTMDEARHAEIYGRFLHEKIGMLYPINDNLQALLGDTLRDSRWDMPYLGMQVLIEGLALAAFGMIRDTTNKPLPKQILAYVMQDEARHVAFGRMALRDYYQQLTDAELREREEFVIEGCYLMRDRLRGVEVLENFGIPAAEAAELTEKSEFLHLFRKLLFSRIVPCVKDIGLWGPRLQQAYVDLGVFDLGDSDLDLLMTEDEEIAERLDAERFAAEEDARVAEVRETIDRGADSAT, encoded by the coding sequence ATGTCGACGCAGGGCCGCTACACCGCACCGCCCGCCGAGTGGACCTGGCAGGTGCCCGCGCACGGCTCGGCCCGCTTCACCTGGGAGTACGACGACGGCCGCGACCGGCTGCTGGCGCTCTACCAGAAGGGCAAGGACAAGCAGTGGGACGCGGTCCGCCGGATCGACTGGGACCTGGAGGTCGACCCGTACGACCCGCTGGGCACCCCGGACGAGGCGATGTCGCTCTACGGCACCCGCTACTGGGACGCGATGTCGGACCGGGACCGCGGGCTGCTGCGGCAGCACTACACCTCCTGGCAGTTCAGCCAGTTCCTGCACGGCGAGCAGGGCGCCATGGTGTGCGCGGCCCGCATCGTGGAGTCGGTGCCCGACCTGGACGCGAAGTTCTACTCCGCCACCCAGACCATGGACGAGGCCCGGCACGCCGAAATCTACGGCCGCTTCCTGCACGAGAAGATCGGCATGCTCTACCCGATCAACGACAACCTCCAGGCGCTGCTCGGCGACACCTTGCGCGACTCACGCTGGGACATGCCCTACCTCGGCATGCAGGTGCTCATCGAGGGCCTGGCGCTGGCCGCCTTCGGCATGATCCGCGACACCACGAACAAGCCGCTGCCCAAGCAGATCCTGGCCTACGTCATGCAGGACGAGGCCCGCCACGTGGCCTTCGGGCGGATGGCGCTGCGCGACTACTACCAGCAGCTCACCGACGCCGAGCTGCGCGAGCGCGAGGAGTTCGTGATCGAGGGCTGCTACCTGATGCGGGACCGGCTGCGGGGCGTGGAAGTGCTGGAGAACTTCGGCATCCCCGCGGCGGAGGCGGCCGAGCTGACCGAGAAGTCGGAATTCCTGCACCTGTTCAGGAAGCTGCTCTTCTCCCGGATCGTGCCGTGCGTGAAGGACATCGGGCTGTGGGGGCCGCGGCTCCAGCAGGCGTACGTCGACCTGGGGGTCTTCGACCTCGGCGACTCCGACCTGGACCTGCTGATGACCGAGGACGAGGAGATCGCGGAGCGGCTGGACGCCGAGCGCTTCGCCGCCGAGGAGGACGCGCGGGTCGCGGAGGTCAGGGAAACCATCGACCGGGGCGCCGACAGCGCCACATAG
- a CDS encoding diiron oxygenase, with amino-acid sequence MDATLTDREKTAERLLAASAKHSFDPDTELDWDAPFEDGRWFWPPELVSLYDTPLWTRMSEEQRIALSRHEAASLCSIGVWFETILMQLLLRHTYDLDPTSGHVRYALTEIADECRHSKMFARAVTKMGTPAYRPSRLDVRLGRVLKTVSTTPGSFTGTLLAEEILDWMQRLTFPDERIQPLVRGITRIHVVEEARHIRYAREELRRQMATAPRWEIELTRLSSAQAARVIARSLISPRVYASVGLDPRYAAHLAAASPHRQDVMRQSAKRLMDFFDEIGLIRGPSKRMWRASGLVA; translated from the coding sequence ATGGACGCCACACTGACCGACCGCGAGAAGACCGCGGAACGCCTCCTCGCGGCGTCCGCGAAACACTCCTTCGACCCCGACACCGAGCTGGACTGGGACGCGCCCTTCGAGGACGGCCGGTGGTTCTGGCCCCCCGAGCTGGTCTCGCTCTACGACACCCCGCTGTGGACCCGCATGTCCGAGGAGCAGCGCATCGCGCTGAGCCGCCACGAGGCCGCGTCCCTGTGCTCGATCGGCGTCTGGTTCGAGACGATCCTGATGCAGCTGCTGCTCCGCCACACCTACGACCTCGACCCCACCAGCGGCCATGTCCGCTACGCCCTCACCGAGATCGCCGACGAGTGCCGCCACTCGAAGATGTTCGCCCGCGCGGTCACGAAGATGGGGACACCCGCCTACCGGCCCTCGCGGCTCGACGTGCGGCTCGGCCGGGTCCTCAAGACGGTGTCCACGACCCCCGGCTCCTTCACCGGCACCCTGCTGGCCGAGGAGATCCTCGACTGGATGCAGCGGCTGACCTTCCCCGACGAGCGGATCCAGCCGCTGGTGCGGGGCATCACCCGCATCCACGTCGTGGAGGAGGCCCGCCACATCCGCTACGCCCGCGAGGAACTGCGCCGCCAGATGGCCACCGCGCCGCGCTGGGAGATCGAGCTCACCCGCCTGTCCTCGGCCCAGGCCGCCCGCGTCATCGCCCGCTCCCTGATCAGCCCGCGGGTCTACGCGTCCGTCGGCCTCGACCCGCGGTACGCCGCGCACCTGGCGGCGGCCAGCCCGCACCGGCAGGACGTGATGCGGCAGTCCGCGAAACGGCTCATGGACTTCTTCGACGAGATCGGGCTGATACGCGGCCCGAGCAAGCGCATGTGGCGGGCCTCCGGCCTGGTCGCCTGA
- a CDS encoding TetR/AcrR family transcriptional regulator codes for MGSAAPAYRRMSVEERRAQLLRSAVDLFGHRRPEDVSIDDVAAAAGVSRPLVYRYFPGGKQQLYEAAVHGAAEELIGRFAVPSEGPPTGRLAAALDRYLAYVDEHAPAYAALLGGGGVAETSRTGAIVDGVRRRAGEQVLHHLGVTEPGPRLAMMVRSWIASVEAVSLIWIDEGRRPPVEELRDWLVDHFIGLLLVTATTDPEAAEAAARALPQETRDSPAGALLARLAPLAPAAAHLLASGEVAP; via the coding sequence ATGGGCAGTGCGGCGCCGGCCTACCGCCGGATGAGTGTGGAGGAGCGCCGCGCGCAGCTGTTGAGGTCCGCGGTGGACCTCTTCGGGCACCGCAGGCCGGAGGACGTGTCGATCGACGACGTCGCCGCGGCCGCGGGCGTGTCGAGGCCGCTGGTCTACCGCTACTTCCCCGGGGGCAAGCAGCAGCTCTACGAGGCCGCGGTGCACGGCGCGGCCGAGGAGCTGATCGGGCGGTTCGCGGTGCCGTCGGAGGGCCCGCCCACCGGGCGGCTTGCGGCGGCGCTCGACCGCTACCTGGCCTACGTGGACGAGCACGCGCCGGCCTACGCCGCGCTGCTGGGCGGTGGCGGCGTCGCCGAGACCAGCCGCACCGGCGCGATCGTGGACGGCGTACGCCGCCGCGCCGGCGAGCAGGTGCTGCACCACCTCGGTGTGACCGAGCCGGGGCCGCGGCTGGCGATGATGGTGCGGTCCTGGATCGCCTCGGTCGAGGCGGTCTCGCTGATCTGGATCGACGAGGGCCGCCGCCCGCCGGTGGAGGAGCTGCGGGACTGGCTGGTCGACCACTTCATCGGGCTGCTGCTGGTGACCGCGACCACCGACCCGGAGGCGGCGGAGGCCGCGGCCCGCGCGCTCCCGCAGGAGACCCGCGACAGCCCGGCGGGCGCCCTGCTGGCCCGCCTGGCCCCGCTGGCGCCGGCTGCGGCGCACCTGCTCGCCTCCGGCGAGGTGGCCCCGTAG
- a CDS encoding glycosyl hydrolase family 18 protein, which yields MLATPRRRSRRRSLAAASAALAGAVAVGGLVALAPTASAGEFLANGGFESGNLSGWSCDAGATAVSGQAHSGTYALQGVPSSSATGQCKQTVSVAPNTTYTLTAQVKGSYVYIGVDGGTSTWTPGTGSGYAPLSVSFTTAAGQTSAAVYVHGWYGQPAYLADDISLQGPGGGTTTPPTTPPTTPPTTPPTTPPTTPPTSSPPPSGGLPAHALVGYLHETFANGSGYTRLADVPDSWDVIDLAFGETGSPTSGSIHFNRCPVAECPSVESDADFKAAIKAKQAKGKKVLLSIGGANGEVQLTTTAARDAFVSSVSGIIDTWGLNGIDIDFEGHSLSLNTGDTDFKNPTTPVIVNLVSALKTLKSRYGSGFVLTMAPETFFVQLGYQFYGSGPFGGQDPRAGAYLPVIYAMRGDLTLLHVQDYNSGPIMGLDNQYHTMGGADFHIAMTDMLLTGFPVAGNTAHMFPALSPSQVAIGLPATTTAGNGYTAPATVDQALDCLTKRTSCGGYTTHGQWPALRGLMTWSVNWDRFGGWEFSSNFHHYFG from the coding sequence ATGCTCGCCACGCCCCGCAGGAGAAGCCGCAGAAGATCGCTCGCCGCCGCCTCCGCGGCCCTCGCCGGCGCCGTGGCCGTCGGCGGCCTCGTCGCCCTCGCCCCGACCGCGAGCGCCGGGGAATTCCTGGCCAACGGCGGCTTCGAGAGCGGGAATCTGAGCGGCTGGAGCTGCGACGCGGGCGCCACCGCCGTCAGCGGGCAGGCGCACAGCGGGACCTACGCACTCCAGGGCGTGCCGTCCTCCTCCGCCACCGGCCAGTGCAAGCAGACCGTGAGCGTCGCGCCCAACACCACATACACGCTGACCGCGCAGGTCAAGGGCAGCTACGTCTACATCGGCGTGGACGGCGGCACCAGCACCTGGACACCCGGCACCGGCAGCGGATACGCCCCGCTGAGCGTGTCGTTCACCACCGCCGCGGGCCAGACCAGCGCGGCGGTCTACGTCCACGGCTGGTACGGGCAGCCCGCCTACCTGGCCGACGACATCTCGCTCCAGGGCCCGGGGGGCGGCACCACCACACCCCCCACGACCCCGCCGACGACACCTCCCACGACGCCGCCCACCACCCCGCCGACCACTCCCCCGACGTCGTCGCCGCCGCCGTCCGGCGGACTGCCGGCCCACGCCCTGGTCGGCTACCTGCACGAGACCTTCGCCAACGGCTCCGGCTACACCCGCCTCGCCGACGTCCCCGACAGCTGGGACGTCATCGACCTGGCCTTCGGCGAGACCGGCTCGCCGACCTCGGGCAGCATCCACTTCAACCGGTGCCCGGTCGCCGAGTGCCCCTCGGTCGAGTCGGACGCCGACTTCAAGGCCGCGATCAAGGCCAAGCAGGCCAAGGGCAAGAAGGTGCTGCTCTCCATCGGCGGCGCCAACGGCGAGGTGCAGCTGACCACCACCGCCGCGCGGGACGCCTTCGTCTCCTCGGTGAGCGGCATCATCGACACCTGGGGCCTGAACGGCATCGACATCGACTTCGAGGGCCACTCGCTGTCGCTGAACACCGGTGACACCGACTTCAAGAACCCCACGACCCCGGTGATCGTCAACCTGGTCTCGGCGCTGAAGACCCTCAAGTCCCGCTACGGCAGCGGCTTCGTGCTGACGATGGCGCCGGAGACCTTCTTCGTGCAGCTCGGCTACCAGTTCTACGGCTCGGGCCCCTTCGGCGGCCAGGACCCGCGGGCGGGCGCCTACCTGCCGGTGATCTACGCGATGCGCGGCGACCTGACGCTGCTGCACGTCCAGGACTACAACTCGGGCCCGATCATGGGCCTGGACAACCAGTACCACACCATGGGCGGCGCGGACTTCCACATCGCGATGACCGACATGCTCCTCACCGGCTTCCCGGTGGCGGGCAACACCGCCCACATGTTCCCCGCCCTGTCCCCCTCCCAGGTGGCCATCGGCCTGCCCGCGACCACCACCGCCGGCAACGGCTACACCGCCCCCGCCACCGTCGACCAGGCCCTCGACTGCCTGACGAAGAGGACCAGCTGCGGCGGCTACACCACCCACGGCCAATGGCCCGCCCTGCGCGGCCTGATGACCTGGTCGGTCAACTGGGACCGCTTCGGCGGCTGGGAGTTCAGCAGCAACTTCCACCACTACTTCGGCTGA
- a CDS encoding RNA polymerase subunit sigma-70 — protein MTPATRQADPVTDDDSGFAGRAERHRRELHVHCYRMLASYDEAEDAVQEALLRAWKARDTLTDDAGLRPWLYKIATNVCLDLLRRSSRRLTTVASFAEVPWLQPYPDGQLDEVAPVAESPDAVVVDRETIELAFLAALQVLPPRQRAAFVARDVLGWPAGESAELLGTSVAAANSALQRARAAMRLQLPSRRGDWTAGETSAVERDLLDRFIAAHESGDAAAAIAISAQDLRVTMPPFPMCYDGRDAIAPLLAQAFGPELGGDWRLVPTRANRMPTAASYLRRPGDTAYRAFKFDVLRITGDTIAEITTFGPDLFPSFGLPLVLPDA, from the coding sequence ATGACCCCCGCGACCCGGCAGGCCGATCCGGTGACCGACGACGACAGCGGATTCGCCGGGCGCGCCGAGCGCCACCGGCGCGAACTGCACGTCCACTGCTACCGGATGCTCGCCTCGTACGACGAGGCCGAGGACGCCGTCCAGGAGGCGCTGCTGCGGGCCTGGAAGGCCCGCGACACCCTCACCGACGACGCCGGGCTGCGGCCCTGGCTCTACAAGATCGCCACCAACGTCTGCCTCGACCTGCTGCGGCGCAGCTCGCGCCGGCTGACCACGGTGGCGTCCTTCGCCGAGGTGCCCTGGCTCCAGCCCTACCCCGACGGGCAGTTGGACGAGGTCGCCCCGGTCGCGGAGTCGCCGGACGCGGTCGTGGTCGACCGGGAGACCATCGAACTGGCCTTCCTGGCCGCGCTCCAGGTGCTCCCGCCGCGCCAGCGGGCCGCCTTCGTGGCGCGCGACGTGCTCGGCTGGCCCGCGGGGGAGTCGGCCGAGCTGCTGGGGACGAGCGTGGCGGCCGCCAACAGCGCGCTGCAGAGGGCCAGGGCCGCCATGCGGCTCCAACTGCCGTCCCGGCGCGGCGACTGGACCGCGGGGGAGACCAGCGCGGTCGAACGCGACCTGCTCGACCGCTTCATAGCCGCCCACGAGAGCGGTGACGCGGCGGCCGCGATAGCGATCTCGGCGCAGGACCTGCGCGTCACGATGCCGCCCTTCCCGATGTGCTACGACGGCCGCGACGCCATCGCCCCGCTGCTGGCCCAGGCCTTCGGCCCCGAACTGGGCGGCGACTGGCGCCTGGTGCCGACCCGCGCCAACCGCATGCCCACGGCGGCCAGCTACCTGCGCCGTCCGGGCGACACCGCCTACCGCGCCTTCAAATTCGACGTCCTGCGGATCACCGGCGACACGATCGCCGAGATCACCACCTTCGGCCCCGACCTCTTCCCGTCGTTCGGCCTGCCCTTGGTGCTGCCGGACGCCTAG